One region of Bosea sp. 29B genomic DNA includes:
- a CDS encoding autotransporter domain-containing protein, producing the protein MSLGRGPQPRRLYASTSIFALALALLASAPAVSAPSVEATGDVNPGGPGPKPANWNLGGATLTVGDLADGTLTITDGGLVSSGPSAIGFTGRGTVTVTGQNSSWTAGPLSVGFGAAGTLTILEGGSVHATSIVIGQDPFGTAADPSTVTVSSVGSQLIATGSIDVGTSGFGTLVIKDGGLVRSLSVSVSRSGATGVLRLLGDAVNGRGVLETRQVMRFGSGTAVVELNGGILRAMANQANFITGFTTLTIGTNGAFFDSNGFSIGVSTSFDGTGGLTKQGAGTLTLSGTNTYSGVTTVEAGTLSIEGSGAMSAASDYKVASGATLQVSDGLSAVTAGSLAGAGSIQVGTGTTLKAGSSNASTTFSGTITGNGGLDKTGTGTLTLTGTNTYTGGTTVSGGKLVVNGSITGSVSLSGGTLGGSGTVGALVVANGGTVAPGNSIGTLKVSGNVAFTAGSTYQVEVNAAGQSDRIIVSGSATISGGTVQVLAENGNYAASTSYTILTASGGVSGTFSAVTSNLAFLTPSLSYDSQNVTLTMTRNGNSFGPDNGDGTSGGVTSGGGTDTSSTGGTYIAATRNQGFIAIAAERLGVGNPVYDALVSATAAEARAGFDLLSGEAHAQAVSVMIDESRLVRDTILGHLRGPLLTQAPGQVAASFSADLPGRKSGVVMPAPVPQPRYALWGTAFGSTGNTDGDGNAASLSRRSGGALLGADLMLYDAPGSSLKVGVAGGYSQSRFDLDARRSSGKLESGHAALYAGARFGQLRLDAGAAYSWSESDIRRQVSVRGFGDLLRLQRPGSVTQGFAELGYGFAFSGIALEPFAQLALIRVSTDAGTERGGAAALRVLSSDQTLGFATLGLRAEAQLGAMPLFARAMLGWRHGFGELTPQAHTAFVAGTTPATVFAARIDREALVAEAGLDWRISQATTLGLTYSATIGERSRDHALKGRVEMRF; encoded by the coding sequence ATGTCGTTGGGACGCGGCCCGCAGCCAAGGCGGCTATACGCTTCGACATCGATATTCGCGCTCGCCCTTGCCTTGCTCGCCAGCGCGCCTGCGGTCTCCGCTCCCTCGGTGGAGGCGACCGGCGACGTCAACCCGGGCGGCCCCGGGCCAAAGCCCGCGAACTGGAACCTGGGCGGCGCGACCCTCACGGTCGGGGACCTCGCCGATGGCACGCTGACCATCACCGATGGCGGCCTTGTTTCGAGCGGCCCCAGCGCTATTGGATTTACCGGCCGAGGCACCGTGACGGTGACCGGCCAGAATTCAAGCTGGACCGCTGGCCCCCTCTCCGTTGGCTTTGGCGCGGCCGGCACGCTGACGATCCTCGAAGGCGGCAGCGTCCATGCCACGAGTATCGTGATCGGCCAGGATCCGTTCGGGACTGCGGCAGATCCATCGACCGTAACGGTGAGTTCGGTGGGATCCCAATTGATCGCCACGGGCTCCATCGACGTCGGAACCAGCGGCTTCGGCACCCTCGTCATCAAGGACGGGGGACTGGTCCGGTCGCTGTCGGTCAGCGTGTCTCGCTCCGGAGCGACCGGGGTCTTGCGCCTGCTTGGCGATGCGGTGAACGGCCGTGGCGTGCTGGAGACCCGCCAGGTCATGAGGTTCGGAAGCGGGACGGCCGTGGTCGAGCTGAACGGCGGAATCCTGCGGGCGATGGCCAACCAGGCCAACTTCATCACGGGCTTCACGACGCTGACCATCGGCACGAACGGCGCCTTCTTCGACAGCAACGGGTTCAGCATCGGCGTCTCGACCAGTTTCGACGGCACGGGCGGCCTGACCAAGCAGGGCGCGGGCACGCTGACCTTGTCCGGCACCAACACCTATTCCGGGGTGACCACGGTCGAAGCCGGTACGCTCTCCATCGAGGGCTCCGGCGCGATGTCGGCCGCCTCGGATTACAAGGTCGCATCGGGCGCGACGCTGCAGGTCAGCGATGGGCTCAGCGCCGTCACCGCCGGCTCGCTCGCCGGGGCCGGCTCGATCCAGGTCGGCACCGGGACGACGCTGAAGGCCGGCAGCAGCAATGCCTCGACCACCTTCTCGGGCACGATCACCGGCAATGGCGGGCTCGACAAGACCGGCACGGGCACGCTGACGCTGACGGGCACGAACACCTACACCGGCGGCACGACGGTCTCGGGCGGCAAGCTGGTGGTCAACGGCTCGATCACCGGCTCGGTGAGCTTGAGTGGCGGCACGCTCGGCGGCTCAGGGACGGTCGGGGCGCTCGTCGTCGCCAACGGCGGCACGGTCGCGCCGGGCAATTCGATCGGGACCTTGAAGGTCTCGGGCAACGTCGCCTTCACCGCGGGCTCGACCTATCAGGTCGAGGTCAACGCCGCCGGCCAGAGCGACAGAATCATCGTTTCAGGCTCGGCGACGATCTCGGGTGGGACCGTGCAGGTCCTGGCGGAGAACGGCAACTACGCAGCCTCGACCAGCTACACCATCCTGACGGCCTCGGGCGGGGTCAGCGGAACCTTTAGCGCGGTGACCTCGAACCTCGCCTTCCTGACGCCGTCACTGAGCTATGACAGCCAGAACGTCACGCTGACGATGACGCGCAATGGCAACTCCTTCGGTCCCGATAACGGTGACGGCACGTCCGGTGGCGTAACATCCGGAGGCGGCACTGATACGAGCAGCACGGGCGGCACTTATATCGCCGCCACCCGTAATCAGGGCTTCATCGCGATCGCGGCCGAGCGGCTGGGCGTGGGCAATCCGGTCTATGACGCGCTGGTCTCGGCGACGGCGGCCGAGGCGCGGGCCGGCTTCGACCTGCTCTCGGGCGAAGCGCATGCCCAGGCGGTCAGCGTGATGATCGACGAGAGCCGGCTGGTGCGCGACACCATCCTTGGCCATCTGCGCGGCCCGCTGCTGACGCAGGCGCCCGGTCAGGTCGCGGCGAGCTTCAGCGCCGATCTGCCCGGCCGCAAAAGCGGGGTCGTGATGCCTGCGCCAGTGCCACAGCCGCGCTATGCGCTCTGGGGCACGGCCTTCGGCAGTACCGGCAACACCGATGGCGACGGCAATGCCGCGAGCCTGAGCCGCCGCAGCGGCGGCGCCCTGCTCGGCGCCGATTTGATGCTCTACGACGCGCCGGGTTCGTCGTTGAAGGTTGGCGTCGCCGGCGGCTACAGCCAGTCGCGCTTCGATCTCGACGCCCGCCGCTCCAGCGGCAAGCTCGAGAGCGGCCATGCCGCGCTCTATGCCGGCGCCCGCTTCGGCCAGCTCAGGCTCGATGCCGGCGCGGCCTACTCATGGTCCGAGAGCGACATCCGCCGCCAGGTCTCGGTCCGTGGCTTTGGCGACCTGCTGCGGCTGCAGCGTCCGGGTTCGGTGACGCAAGGGTTCGCCGAGCTCGGCTATGGCTTCGCCTTCAGCGGCATCGCACTCGAACCCTTCGCGCAGCTCGCCCTGATCCGGGTCTCGACCGATGCCGGCACCGAGCGCGGCGGGGCGGCGGCCCTGCGTGTTCTCTCCTCCGACCAGACGCTCGGCTTCGCCACGCTCGGCCTGCGGGCCGAGGCGCAGCTCGGGGCGATGCCGCTGTTCGCCCGGGCGATGCTCGGTTGGCGCCATGGTTTTGGCGAGCTGACGCCGCAGGCCCACACCGCCTTCGTCGCCGGCACCACGCCGGCCACGGTCTTCGCCGCGAGGATCGACCGCGAGGCACTGGTGGCGGAAGCCGGCCTCGACTGGCGCATCTCCCAGGCCACCACGCTCGGCCTGACCTACTCCGCGACAATCGGCGAACGCTCCCGCGACCACGCCCTCAAGGGACGCGTCGAGATGAGGTTCTGA
- the phaC gene encoding class I poly(R)-hydroxyalkanoic acid synthase, whose amino-acid sequence MAQNMGKLVEQAGKVTAAYLKPIERGEAKTGQADEASEMVKVLGRVAERWVSDPQKIIEAQGAITSDFLSLWSSTLKRLSGEQVEPVIAPEKRDARFADPEWNSHPVFDFVKQAYLLTTRWAEGMVEQADELDPHTRDKARFYVKQIAGALSPSNFVATNPELLRETMAQNGENLVRGMKMLAEDVEAGGGELKIRQSDAGAFQVGVNIATTPGKVIYRNDIIELLQYAPATETVLKRPLLIVPPWINKFYILDLNAEKSFIRWCVSQGLTVFCISWVNPDHRHALKDFESYMREGIFAALEAIEQVTGEKQVSTIGYCVGGTLLGVTLAYMAATRDKRIASATFFTTQVDFSHAGELSVFVDEEQIRAVEEQMAERGYLDGSRMSGAFNMLRPNDLIWSYAVNNYLKGKAPTPFDLLYWNSDSTRMPAANHSFYLRNCYLENKLSKGEMRLGGKRLDLKKVTIPIYNLATREDHIAPAKSVFVGSQTFGGPVDYVMAGSGHIAGVVNPPNKVKYQYWTGPKPEGAFEDWMKTTQEHPGSWWPHWLAWLDKQAPKRVKPRIPGEGPLPALEDAPGSYVKIKA is encoded by the coding sequence ATGGCGCAGAACATGGGCAAGCTGGTCGAGCAGGCCGGCAAGGTGACGGCCGCCTATCTGAAACCGATCGAACGCGGCGAGGCCAAGACCGGCCAGGCCGATGAAGCCAGCGAAATGGTCAAGGTGCTCGGGCGCGTCGCCGAGCGCTGGGTCAGCGACCCGCAGAAGATCATCGAGGCCCAGGGCGCGATCACCAGCGACTTCCTCTCCCTGTGGAGCTCGACCCTGAAGCGCCTGAGCGGCGAACAGGTCGAGCCAGTGATCGCCCCCGAGAAAAGGGACGCTCGCTTCGCCGATCCGGAGTGGAACAGCCATCCGGTCTTCGATTTCGTCAAGCAGGCCTATCTGCTGACGACGCGCTGGGCCGAAGGCATGGTCGAGCAAGCGGATGAGCTCGACCCGCATACGCGTGACAAGGCCCGCTTCTACGTCAAGCAGATCGCCGGCGCCCTCTCCCCCTCCAACTTCGTCGCGACCAATCCCGAGCTGCTGCGCGAGACCATGGCGCAGAACGGCGAGAACCTGGTGCGCGGCATGAAGATGCTGGCCGAGGACGTCGAGGCCGGCGGCGGCGAGCTCAAGATCAGGCAATCCGATGCCGGCGCCTTCCAGGTCGGCGTCAACATCGCGACGACGCCCGGCAAGGTCATCTATCGCAACGATATCATCGAACTGCTCCAGTACGCGCCGGCGACCGAGACCGTGCTGAAGCGGCCGCTGCTGATCGTGCCGCCCTGGATCAACAAGTTCTACATCCTCGACCTCAATGCCGAGAAGAGCTTCATCCGCTGGTGCGTTTCGCAAGGGCTGACGGTCTTCTGCATCTCCTGGGTCAACCCGGACCACCGCCACGCGCTCAAGGATTTCGAGAGCTATATGCGCGAGGGCATCTTCGCCGCGCTGGAGGCGATCGAGCAGGTCACCGGCGAGAAGCAGGTCTCGACGATCGGCTACTGCGTCGGCGGCACGCTGCTCGGCGTGACCCTGGCCTATATGGCGGCAACCCGGGACAAGCGCATCGCCAGCGCGACCTTCTTCACCACGCAGGTCGATTTCAGCCACGCTGGCGAGCTCTCGGTCTTCGTCGACGAGGAGCAGATCCGCGCCGTCGAGGAGCAGATGGCCGAACGCGGCTATCTCGACGGCTCGCGCATGTCGGGCGCCTTCAACATGCTCCGGCCCAACGACCTGATCTGGTCCTATGCCGTCAACAACTACCTGAAGGGCAAAGCGCCGACCCCCTTCGACCTGCTCTACTGGAATTCGGATTCGACCCGGATGCCGGCGGCGAACCACTCCTTCTACCTGCGCAACTGCTATCTCGAGAACAAGCTGAGCAAGGGCGAGATGCGCCTCGGCGGCAAGCGGCTCGACCTCAAGAAGGTGACGATCCCGATCTACAATCTGGCGACGCGCGAGGACCACATCGCCCCGGCGAAATCAGTGTTCGTGGGATCGCAGACCTTCGGTGGCCCGGTCGACTATGTCATGGCCGGGTCCGGCCACATTGCCGGCGTGGTCAACCCGCCGAACAAGGTGAAATACCAGTACTGGACCGGCCCGAAGCCGGAAGGCGCCTTCGAGGACTGGATGAAGACGACGCAGGAGCATCCCGGCTCCTGGTGGCCGCATTGGCTCGCCTGGCTGGATAAGCAGGCGCCCAAGCGCGTCAAGCCGCGTATTCCCGGCGAGGGCCCCCTGCCCGCGCTCGAGGACGCGCCGGGGAGCTATGTGAAGATCAAGGCGTAA
- a CDS encoding glutathione S-transferase family protein: MILIGQYDSPFVRRVGIALTLYELSFEHRPWSVFGDGDRIAPLNPLVRVPTFELDDGFVLVESHAVLDYLDGLVPPELALFPRTEPGRHRALRVAALAMGLAEKAVSLFYELRLHDQVSEVWAGRCRSQILGVLVALEREREERLGDWWFGDRIGHADIALACALRFASDAHPDLVVLGDYPALEAHSARCEALDVFKTISQPFIPPA; encoded by the coding sequence ATGATCCTGATCGGCCAGTATGATTCGCCCTTCGTGCGCCGTGTCGGCATCGCGCTGACGCTCTATGAGCTGTCTTTCGAGCATCGACCCTGGTCGGTTTTCGGCGACGGCGACAGGATCGCACCTCTCAACCCGCTGGTTCGCGTGCCGACATTCGAGCTCGATGACGGGTTCGTGCTGGTCGAGAGCCATGCCGTCCTCGATTATCTCGACGGTCTCGTTCCTCCCGAGCTTGCCCTGTTCCCGCGCACCGAGCCGGGTCGTCACAGGGCCTTGCGCGTTGCGGCGCTGGCGATGGGGCTCGCCGAGAAGGCGGTGAGCCTGTTCTACGAGCTGCGTTTGCACGACCAGGTTTCCGAGGTCTGGGCTGGGCGCTGCCGCTCTCAGATCCTGGGTGTCCTTGTTGCTCTCGAGCGGGAGCGGGAGGAGCGCCTCGGCGACTGGTGGTTCGGCGATCGGATCGGACATGCCGACATCGCGCTCGCCTGTGCACTGCGCTTTGCCAGCGATGCGCATCCTGATCTCGTCGTCCTCGGCGATTATCCGGCTCTGGAGGCACATTCCGCGCGTTGCGAAGCACTCGACGTGTTCAAGACGATCAGCCAGCCCTTCATTCCACCAGCTTGA
- a CDS encoding LL-diaminopimelate aminotransferase translates to MTDFHRIKRLPPYVFEQVNKIKAAERAKGVDIIDLGMGNPDLPAPKHVIDKLVETAGKPRTDRYSASKGIAGLRRAQAYYYQRRFGVTLNPDTQVVATLGSKEGFANMAQAITGPGDVVLVPNPSYPIHAFGFLMAGGVIRSVPAEPTPAFFPALERAMAHSVPKPIALVTCYPANPTAYTASLDFYRDLVAFAKRHELILLSDLAYAEVYFDENDPPPSMLQVPGAIDVAVEFTSMSKTFSMAGWRMGFAVGNERLLAALARVKSYLDYGAYTPIQVAAAAALNGPDDCIREMRDVYRKRRDALVESFGKAGWEFPAPQASMFAWVPIPEKFRHLGSLEFSKLLIEKAEVAVAPGIGFGEHGDDYVRIAIVENEQRIRQAARNIGRFLKSADQTLHNVIQMPKAG, encoded by the coding sequence ATGACCGATTTCCACCGCATCAAGCGCCTGCCGCCCTACGTTTTCGAACAGGTCAACAAGATCAAGGCTGCCGAGCGCGCCAAGGGCGTCGACATCATCGACCTCGGCATGGGCAATCCCGATCTGCCGGCGCCCAAGCACGTCATCGACAAGCTGGTCGAGACCGCCGGCAAGCCGCGCACCGATCGGTACTCCGCTTCGAAGGGCATTGCCGGCCTGCGCCGCGCCCAGGCGTATTATTATCAGCGCCGTTTCGGCGTGACGCTCAATCCCGACACGCAGGTCGTCGCCACGCTCGGCTCGAAGGAAGGCTTCGCCAATATGGCGCAGGCCATCACCGGTCCCGGCGACGTCGTGCTCGTGCCCAATCCGAGCTATCCGATCCATGCCTTCGGCTTCCTGATGGCGGGCGGCGTGATCCGCTCCGTCCCCGCCGAGCCGACCCCGGCCTTCTTCCCGGCGCTCGAGCGGGCGATGGCGCATTCGGTGCCGAAGCCGATCGCGCTGGTCACCTGCTATCCGGCGAATCCGACCGCCTATACCGCTTCGCTCGATTTCTACCGCGACCTCGTCGCCTTTGCGAAGCGGCACGAGCTGATCCTGCTGTCGGACCTCGCCTATGCCGAGGTCTATTTCGACGAGAACGACCCGCCGCCCTCGATGCTGCAGGTGCCGGGCGCGATCGACGTCGCCGTCGAGTTCACCTCGATGTCGAAGACCTTCTCCATGGCCGGCTGGCGTATGGGCTTCGCTGTCGGCAACGAGAGGCTGCTGGCGGCGCTCGCCCGCGTGAAGTCCTATCTCGACTACGGCGCCTATACGCCGATCCAGGTCGCGGCCGCTGCGGCGCTCAACGGCCCGGACGACTGCATCCGAGAGATGCGCGATGTCTATCGCAAGCGCCGCGACGCGCTGGTCGAGAGCTTCGGCAAGGCCGGCTGGGAGTTTCCGGCTCCACAGGCCTCGATGTTCGCCTGGGTGCCGATCCCTGAGAAGTTCCGCCATCTCGGCTCGCTCGAGTTCTCCAAACTGCTGATCGAGAAGGCCGAAGTCGCGGTCGCCCCGGGCATCGGCTTCGGCGAGCATGGCGACGACTATGTCCGCATCGCCATCGTCGAGAACGAGCAGCGTATCCGTCAGGCGGCGCGCAATATCGGCCGTTTCCTGAAGAGCGCCGACCAGACCCTGCACAACGTCATCCAGATGCCGAAGGCGGGGTAG
- a CDS encoding VOC family protein — MLKVGSIVWGVRDVPRAIAFWTQALSYEPLRPPSPDWAILVPREGAGVQLAITQVSSDAENHQRHHLDLYASDRKAEVKRLLRLGAKRAEWRYPDGADYIVLEDPDGNRFCVIEK; from the coding sequence ATGCTGAAGGTTGGCTCGATCGTCTGGGGCGTGCGCGACGTGCCGCGCGCCATCGCCTTCTGGACGCAAGCGCTCTCCTATGAGCCGCTGCGGCCGCCCTCGCCCGACTGGGCGATCCTGGTGCCGCGCGAAGGCGCAGGGGTGCAGCTCGCGATCACGCAGGTCTCGTCGGACGCAGAGAACCACCAGCGCCACCATCTCGATCTTTACGCCAGCGATCGGAAAGCCGAGGTCAAGCGTCTGCTGCGCCTCGGCGCTAAGCGGGCCGAGTGGCGCTACCCGGACGGCGCCGACTACATCGTGCTGGAGGACCCGGACGGAAACCGCTTCTGCGTCATCGAGAAGTGA
- a CDS encoding homoserine dehydrogenase, protein MHAAPSEIRPLRVGIAGLGTVGAAVAGILKRQENALAARCGRPIRVTAVSARDRNRDRGIDISGFTWFDDPVALAASPEIDCLVELIGGSDGPAKQAVETALSAGKHVVTANKALLAAHGVALAELAESNGAALAFEASSAGGIPVVKTLREALSGNNVSRLYGILNGTCNYILSRMELEGLTFEACLKDAQRLGYAEADPTFDVEGFDTAHKLAILTSLAFGTKIDAEAIHVEGISSITLLDLKMADELGYRIKLLGVAERTKTGIEQRVHPTMVPKSSAIAQVMGVTNAVTIDADAVREITLVGPGAGGGPTASAVIADIADVARGTAGQPFGMPVARLEQPTRAPMQRHEGGYYIRLAVADRPGAAAAIATRMAQADISLESIVQRRSEIAAQQDPGGRSGAPVPVVLITYATSEQAIRGALEKVSADGHIAEAPQVIRIERE, encoded by the coding sequence ATGCACGCTGCTCCCTCCGAGATCAGGCCCCTGCGCGTCGGCATTGCCGGCCTGGGAACAGTCGGCGCTGCGGTCGCCGGCATTCTGAAGCGCCAGGAGAACGCGCTCGCCGCCCGCTGCGGCCGGCCGATCCGCGTGACGGCGGTCTCGGCCCGGGATCGCAATCGCGATCGCGGCATCGACATCTCCGGCTTTACCTGGTTCGACGATCCGGTCGCGCTCGCCGCATCCCCCGAGATCGACTGCCTGGTCGAGCTGATCGGCGGCTCGGATGGGCCGGCCAAGCAGGCGGTCGAGACCGCGCTGTCCGCCGGCAAGCATGTCGTCACTGCCAACAAGGCGCTGCTCGCGGCCCATGGCGTCGCGCTCGCCGAACTCGCCGAGAGCAACGGCGCGGCGCTCGCCTTCGAGGCGTCCTCGGCGGGTGGCATCCCGGTGGTGAAGACGCTGCGCGAGGCACTCTCGGGCAACAATGTCAGCCGGCTCTACGGCATCCTCAACGGCACCTGCAATTACATCCTCTCGCGCATGGAGCTCGAGGGCCTGACATTCGAGGCTTGCCTGAAGGACGCCCAGCGCCTCGGCTATGCCGAGGCCGACCCGACCTTCGACGTCGAGGGCTTCGACACCGCCCACAAGCTCGCCATCCTGACCAGCCTCGCCTTCGGTACGAAGATCGACGCCGAAGCGATTCATGTCGAAGGCATTTCCTCGATCACGCTGCTCGACCTGAAGATGGCCGACGAGCTCGGTTACCGGATCAAGCTGCTCGGCGTCGCCGAGCGCACCAAGACCGGGATCGAGCAGCGCGTGCACCCGACCATGGTGCCGAAATCCTCGGCGATCGCGCAGGTCATGGGCGTCACCAACGCGGTGACGATCGACGCCGATGCGGTGCGCGAGATCACTTTGGTCGGCCCCGGCGCCGGCGGTGGCCCGACCGCCTCCGCCGTGATCGCCGATATCGCCGATGTCGCCCGCGGCACGGCCGGCCAGCCCTTCGGCATGCCGGTCGCCCGGCTGGAGCAGCCGACGCGGGCACCGATGCAGCGCCATGAGGGCGGCTACTACATTCGCCTGGCGGTCGCCGACCGTCCCGGTGCGGCCGCCGCGATCGCGACCCGGATGGCGCAGGCTGATATCTCGCTGGAGAGCATCGTCCAGCGCCGTTCCGAGATCGCCGCCCAGCAGGATCCCGGCGGGCGCTCCGGCGCGCCGGTTCCGGTCGTGCTGATCACCTACGCCACCAGCGAGCAGGCCATCCGCGGCGCCCTGGAGAAGGTCAGCGCCGACGGCCATATCGCCGAGGCGCCGCAAGTCATCCGCATCGAGCGGGAATGA
- the glpX gene encoding class II fructose-bisphosphatase, translating into MSVDLRISPDQIIERYLSMELVRVTERAAVAAARLRGHGDEKAADQAAVDAMRRELNRLPIDGEIVIGEGERDEAPMLFIGEKVGNKQGPKVHIAVDPLEGTTLCAKDMPGSIAVMAMAGAGQLLYAPDVYMNKIAIGPGYPPGIVDLDASAADNINALARAKGVKPHEINTLIMDRPRHEKLIAEVRKTGASIRLITDGDVAGVIFCTEPEKTGIDLYLGIGGAPEGVLAAAALRCVGGQMQGRLILDTEEKRARAATMGVKDPNKKYDMSEMASGDVIVCATGVTDGGMLSGVRFGPEVIETETIVYRSITGTVRRIYGEHRELSKFKLD; encoded by the coding sequence ATGTCCGTCGATCTCCGCATCTCGCCCGACCAGATCATCGAGCGCTATCTCTCGATGGAGTTGGTGCGCGTCACCGAGCGCGCCGCCGTCGCCGCCGCCCGCCTGCGCGGCCATGGCGACGAGAAGGCGGCCGACCAGGCCGCGGTCGATGCGATGCGGCGCGAGCTCAATCGCCTGCCGATCGACGGCGAGATCGTCATCGGCGAGGGCGAGCGCGACGAGGCGCCGATGCTCTTCATCGGTGAGAAGGTCGGCAACAAGCAGGGCCCCAAGGTCCACATCGCCGTCGATCCGCTCGAGGGCACGACGCTCTGCGCCAAGGACATGCCGGGCTCGATCGCGGTGATGGCGATGGCCGGCGCCGGCCAGCTGCTCTACGCCCCCGACGTCTACATGAACAAGATCGCGATCGGCCCGGGCTATCCGCCGGGAATCGTTGATCTCGACGCCTCGGCCGCGGACAACATCAACGCGCTCGCTCGCGCCAAGGGTGTGAAGCCGCACGAGATCAACACGCTGATCATGGATCGGCCGCGCCACGAGAAGCTCATTGCGGAAGTCCGCAAGACCGGCGCCTCGATCCGCCTGATCACCGATGGCGACGTCGCCGGCGTGATCTTCTGCACCGAGCCGGAAAAGACCGGCATCGACCTCTACCTCGGCATCGGCGGCGCGCCGGAAGGCGTGCTCGCTGCGGCGGCGCTGCGCTGCGTCGGCGGCCAGATGCAGGGCCGCCTGATCCTCGACACCGAGGAGAAGCGGGCGCGCGCCGCGACCATGGGCGTCAAGGACCCGAACAAGAAATATGACATGTCGGAGATGGCCTCGGGCGACGTCATCGTCTGCGCCACCGGCGTCACCGATGGCGGTATGCTCTCGGGCGTGCGCTTCGGGCCCGAGGTGATCGAGACCGAGACGATCGTCTACCGCTCGATCACCGGCACCGTGCGCCGCATCTATGGCGAGCACCGCGAGCTGTCGAAGTTCAAGCTCGACTGA
- a CDS encoding TetR/AcrR family transcriptional regulator, translating into MPRIVKSADDRRNEILDGAQALFFERGYERTTVNDVIASVGISKGGFYHHFAAKEDLLEGITARLAQDAVARVRDILDDPALSALERLNGFMARSRSMKLADAPKFRAAFDVVFRPENLLLYHRINAASIAVMRPVLTRIIAQGKAEGAFAVPDPEAAAEILLHLNASTHDAVARTIDAMGTSGEDAAIAALDQRFQFQGIAMDRILGLPDGSLTIVEPGFTRAVMTAR; encoded by the coding sequence ATGCCCCGTATCGTTAAGTCCGCGGACGATCGCAGGAACGAGATCCTCGACGGCGCGCAGGCGCTGTTCTTCGAGCGCGGCTATGAGCGGACGACAGTGAACGACGTCATCGCCAGCGTCGGTATTTCGAAGGGCGGCTTCTACCACCACTTCGCGGCCAAGGAGGATCTGCTGGAGGGGATCACCGCCCGGCTGGCGCAGGATGCCGTCGCGCGCGTCCGCGATATCCTCGACGACCCCGCGCTCAGCGCCCTGGAGCGGCTGAACGGCTTCATGGCGCGCTCGCGCAGCATGAAGCTGGCGGACGCACCGAAATTTCGGGCTGCCTTCGACGTGGTCTTCCGGCCGGAGAACCTACTGCTCTATCACCGGATCAACGCCGCCTCGATCGCGGTGATGCGGCCGGTCCTGACCAGGATCATCGCCCAGGGAAAGGCCGAAGGCGCCTTCGCCGTACCCGATCCCGAGGCCGCGGCGGAGATCCTCCTGCACCTCAACGCCAGCACGCACGACGCCGTCGCGCGCACCATCGATGCGATGGGAACGTCCGGGGAAGACGCCGCGATCGCGGCTCTGGATCAGCGCTTCCAGTTCCAGGGCATCGCGATGGACCGCATCCTCGGGCTGCCCGACGGCAGCCTGACCATCGTCGAACCAGGATTCACCCGTGCGGTGATGACGGCGCGCTGA